TTTATTTCGAGCGAAGATAAGCAAGATTTAGTAAACGAGGTTAATTATTGAGTTATGGCACTGATCACAACCGGGAGCAAGCTCCTTCGAGATTTAGAAACCTACGGAGCTTTAGGAATGTATGTTCCCCTGGAAGGGGGATTTGAAGGACGATACCGTCGTCGGTTGCGGGCGAATGGATATACAACCTATAACCTATCGGCGCGGGGTTTAGGAGATTTAGCAGCTTATTTAACTGGGGTTCATGGGGTTCGTCCTCCCCACTTAGGTAAAAAAAGCAGTGGGAATGAAGCGGCTGTTGGTAACATCTATTATGTTCCCCCGATTTTAAATACCCAGTTAGATCAACTTCCGCCCAAATCGAAAGGTTTAGTCCTGTGGATTATTGAAGGTCATATTTTGTCGAGTCAAGAAATTGCGTTTTTGACTCAACTCCCCCAACAAGAACCCCGTGTCAAATTGGTGGTAGAAATGGGAGGAGCGCGGGTTGTACAATGGACACCCCTTAAGGATGTCAATGTTGCGGCTTGAACACTGTTCTTAACTTTTAAGTCGAACTTAAGTTGGGTTAACCCAACTTATTTTTTTGACCGTTAAGAAAGGCACTCTTGCAATAGGCAATAGTAATTATTTTGACCGGTTTCTGGATTGCTGATTCTTGTGTCACCATAGAAAGAGTGAACACTTATGATTCCCCTTTAACAGCCTTACAACGGGGTAACTGGTTCAAACTCATTTGCGGAGCCAGTTATCAACATCACGGCGCGGTGAGAAGTTTAACCTTGGCATACACCCTAGCCGGCGCCGACTGCATTGACGTGGCGGCTGATCCGGCAGTAATTGCGATCGCTCAGGAGGCCTTAGCAGAAGCCGAATCTTTAGGGCAACAAGCCCAAGCATTAGGATTTGGCTATCGTTATCGTCCCTGGTTAATGGTCAGTCTCAATGATGGAGAAGATCCCCATTTTCGCAAAGCCGAATTTGAGGCGACGGCTTGCCCATCCAGTTGTTGGCGACCTTGCGAAACGGTTTGTCCGACGGATGCGATCGCATTTTCCTCGATGAAATCCGGTGTCATCGATCAACTCTGCTATGGCTGTGGACGCTGTATTGCGATTTGTCCCAGTGATCTAATTTACGCTCGATCTTATGTCTTCCGCCCCGATGAGATAGCACCGTTAGTGTTACAAACCGGAATAGATGCCCTAGAAATTCATACCCAAATTGGACGCGAAACCGACTTTAAACGGCTATGGAATAGTATCCAACCCCATTTAGACAAGCTCAAACTGGTTGCCATTAGCTGCCCTGACGGCAAGGGTGTAGTGGAATATCTGCAAACCTTATCCGAACAGATCACACCCGTTGAATTGCCGTTAATCTGGCAAACCGATGGACGACCCATGAGTGGAGATATTGGGGCGGGTACAACCGTCGCCAGTGTGAAACTTGCTCAAAAAATTTTGGCTGCCAATTTACCGGGATATGTACAACTTGCGGGTGGCACAAACGATTATACTGTAGCCAAGCTCAAATCCCTTGGGCTTTTACGCTCACCTGTTCCCGATCATCCTTCCGTGGTCAAACCCGTTTTTCCAAATCCCTATAGAACACCAACGACGACAAATTTTGAAAACGGTATACAGTCTACAGACGAGTCGGGGGCAGCAGTCTCTACTGACCGTCATCGGGTAGCAGGTGTGGCGTATGGTAGCTATGCCCGTGTGCTGTTGTCACCAATTTTAGAGCAGTTAGAATCCCTCTCCCCTCCTAAATTCCAGGGGGTATGCCCTTCTGGGGAGGAATTGATCACCCCTAAATCTCAACCCTTGAGTCAGGACGAGACGTTTTACCGGGTAGAGAGACAGAAGAATGTGTCCCTACTCGAAGCTAACCCTGACTTGCTGTGGCAAGCAGTGGCTAAAGCCTCAACCCTCGTTTCCCAACTCAAATCAGTTAGATGACTGTTCCCTGTTCCCTGTTCCCTGTTCCCTGTTTATGCAAATTACAGACGACCTGAATAGATTACTCGAAATTGTTCCCGATGAAATTCGGCAGAAATTGCAGCAGCATCCCCAACGAGACAGTCTGATTGAGATTGTCATGGATTTGGGCCGTCTTCCAGAGGCTCGTTTTCCGTCCCAAGCCGAATATCTCTCAGACACACCCGTCTCTTGGGAAGATCTGGAGCATTGTATCTCGCAGATCGGAGAGTTTAGTGGTGACAACCGAGCCGGCTTATCTCAAACTTTGCATCGCATTAGTGCAATTCGCAACCGTACCGGAAAAATTATCGGCTTAACTTGTCGGGTAGGTCGAGCCATTTTTGGGAAAATTGGCATGATCCGGGATTTGGTAGAAACGGGTCAATCCATCCTACTTCTGGGTCGTCCAGGGGTGGGAAAAACAACAGCACTGCGAGAAATTACTCGTGTGTTAGCGGATGAGTTAGAGAAGCGGGTGGTGATTATTGACACCAGTAATGAAATTGCTGGGGATGGAGATGTTCCCCATCCTGCCATTGGTCGAGCGCGTCGGATGCAGGTGGCTCGTCCTGAACTCCAACATCAAGTCATGATTGAGGCAGTCGAGAACCATATGCCCCAAGTGATTGTGATTGATGAGATTGGAACAGAATTAGAAGCTTTAGCGGCTCGAACCATTGCTGAACGGGGGGTACAGTTGATTGGCACGGCCCATGG
The nucleotide sequence above comes from Planktothrix serta PCC 8927. Encoded proteins:
- the ndhN gene encoding NAD(P)H-quinone oxidoreductase subunit N, encoding MALITTGSKLLRDLETYGALGMYVPLEGGFEGRYRRRLRANGYTTYNLSARGLGDLAAYLTGVHGVRPPHLGKKSSGNEAAVGNIYYVPPILNTQLDQLPPKSKGLVLWIIEGHILSSQEIAFLTQLPQQEPRVKLVVEMGGARVVQWTPLKDVNVAA
- the ldpA gene encoding circadian clock protein LdpA encodes the protein MNTYDSPLTALQRGNWFKLICGASYQHHGAVRSLTLAYTLAGADCIDVAADPAVIAIAQEALAEAESLGQQAQALGFGYRYRPWLMVSLNDGEDPHFRKAEFEATACPSSCWRPCETVCPTDAIAFSSMKSGVIDQLCYGCGRCIAICPSDLIYARSYVFRPDEIAPLVLQTGIDALEIHTQIGRETDFKRLWNSIQPHLDKLKLVAISCPDGKGVVEYLQTLSEQITPVELPLIWQTDGRPMSGDIGAGTTVASVKLAQKILAANLPGYVQLAGGTNDYTVAKLKSLGLLRSPVPDHPSVVKPVFPNPYRTPTTTNFENGIQSTDESGAAVSTDRHRVAGVAYGSYARVLLSPILEQLESLSPPKFQGVCPSGEELITPKSQPLSQDETFYRVERQKNVSLLEANPDLLWQAVAKASTLVSQLKSVR